AATGAGCGATACCGCCATCGCCCATCCGTCGGCTCCCATCGCCTCCACACGACTTCCAGCCAGAATATACGATCATCCTCTGGTAGAACTGCGTGCCACGCGTACCAGACCTGCCAGATGGGGAGACGGAGTGGGTTCGACATCTGGTCTGCTCTAGGCGCGGTAAGCGACGAGGACAGCGCCGCAGGCAATCAGGCAGACGCCAAGCCAATTGGGGAGCGACAGACGCTCCCCCAGAAAGAGTACGGCAAAGATTGCGACAAAGACGACACTGAGCTTGTCGATCGGCGCAACGCGTGCGGCATCACCGAGTTTCAACGCCCGGAAATAGCAGATCCACGACGCGCCGGTTGCCAGGCCCGATAGAACAAGGAAACTCCAGCTACGGCCGGACACCGTACCCGGCGATTGCCAGTTTCCGGTGACATAGACCATCATCCCGGCGGCGGCCAGAATGACGATCGTGCGAATGAAAGTCGCGAAATCGGAATTGACGTTTTCGACCCCGACTTTTGCGAAGATAGCCGTCATTGCCGCAAAGCCAGCCGACAATAGCGCCCAGAAGGGCCAGCCAAGAAGAATACTTTTCATGCCGTTTGACCTCCAACCATACCACGCACCAGCGCCATGCCAGCGAACACTGCAATGAATGCCAGGATGACAGAAGCGCTGGCGTAGAGGATGGCGGCGCTAGTCTCTCCCCTTTCCCAAAGCCCTACAGCATCCAGCGAAAACGTCGAGAAGGTCGTAAAACCGCCAAGAATGCCGGTTGTCAGAAACAACCGCAGTTCCTGCGGCAGCCCGGTTCGCATGACAAAAATCTCCGTCAGGATACCCATCAGCAATGACCCGATGATATTGATCGATAAGGTTGCCCATGGAAAACCAAGTCCGAGCAGATGGGCCACTATAAGGTTCACACCATGGCGGACGGCACCACCGACGCCTGCACCCAGAAATACGATGACAAATCCCATGATCGCTTCCTCAGAACGTGCTGGATGACGACAAGCGACCCGACAGCGCGTCTTGCGCCGCAATCTCTTCACCCAGGACTTCCCACTGCTCGATATGCTTGTAGATGACCACCTTGCGGTATAGCAACTCACCGTGCGTCCGGCAGAAGGTCTCGAGATCCTGCTTCGGCGCGATCAGTTCGACGCACATGGTGAGATTGGGGTTCTGGATCTCCACACCTTCTGACTGCATCTTGCCGTGGTTGCTGTATCCGAACGTCGTGTGATGAGCGACCGCATTGATGATCCCTGCCGCTTTCGCCTGGATCACAAGTTCACGATAGAGCGGCTTGCTGCCGAACCAGCGCTTAGCCGCCTTCACTTTCTCCCCTGGGCGAAGATAGATGCGCACCATGCCGAATTCGCGTGAGGAGACGGTGTGGGTCATGACGATAGGCCTTTCGGTCAGATTGGCGTGAATGGAGAGGGAATTTGCATGCGTTGCCACAGGCGCGGGCGTTCTGCCGCCCTTCGTGCGGATCGCGCGCACCGGAACACCGGTCGGCAGGTCCGAACCAGCCGATTTGACGACGCCGATACGCTGAGACAAATAGATGCTCGAATGGCCGCTGAAGAGGTAGGCGAGAAAGCAGGCGGTGGCGATATAGACGCCATGGGTGGCCCCGAAGAGTTCAATCCCCATGACCATGCAGGCAAGTGGCGTGTTCGTTGCGCCAGCAAAGACGGCGACGAAGCCAAGTCCCGCCATCAAATCGACCGGGGCGCCGAGAAGCCCGCCGAGCGCACTGCCAAGCCCTGCACCGATGAAAAACAGCGGCGTCACCTCACCACCCTTGAAGCCGGCCGAGAGTGTGATGATCGTGAACAGTGCCTTCCACAACCAGCTCCAGTAATCGACGTGATCAGGGCGGAAGAAGCCGAGAATGGTCGGGTCCGCCGGATCAGGCGACCAGACCCCCAAGCCAAGATAGGCTCGAGTTCCAAGAAGATAGGTCAGGCCGATCAGGACCAGCCCTGCGAGGACGGGCCTTAGCGGCGCGTACCTGATCACCTTTTTCAAGAGGGCCGACAGATCGTGGCTGGCCTCGGCAAAGAGATGGGCGACCAACCCGAATATCACCCCTGCCAGAGAGACTTTGGCCAACAGCCATCCGTCGAGATTGAAGGCGCCGCCGATATCGGAATTGGACAGATAGGCGATATGATACTGGATATGACCGATACCCCAGGCATGACAGGTCCAGTCGGCCACGATGGCCGCCATCAGAGCAGGCAGAAGGGCCTCATATTGCATGCGCCCGATGGTCAGCACCTCCAGCGCAAAGATCGCGCCGGCGATCGGCGTTCCGAAGAC
This DNA window, taken from Rhizobium rhizoryzae, encodes the following:
- a CDS encoding EamA family transporter, with product MKSILLGWPFWALLSAGFAAMTAIFAKVGVENVNSDFATFIRTIVILAAAGMMVYVTGNWQSPGTVSGRSWSFLVLSGLATGASWICYFRALKLGDAARVAPIDKLSVVFVAIFAVLFLGERLSLPNWLGVCLIACGAVLVAYRA
- the crcB gene encoding fluoride efflux transporter CrcB; this encodes MGFVIVFLGAGVGGAVRHGVNLIVAHLLGLGFPWATLSINIIGSLLMGILTEIFVMRTGLPQELRLFLTTGILGGFTTFSTFSLDAVGLWERGETSAAILYASASVILAFIAVFAGMALVRGMVGGQTA
- a CDS encoding voltage-gated chloride channel family protein; this encodes MIRQFSSLRLQQIQSIGKWVAVTVPMAMIVGSLVAFFLWSLDRATELRFAYPWLIFLMPIAGFAMVWAYGRFGGTAEAGNNLIVDQIHEPGGGVPLRMAPFVLVSTVLTHLVGGSAGREGTAVQLGGSIASALAKLFKLSNADIRILLMAGIAAGFGAVFGTPIAGAIFALEVLTIGRMQYEALLPALMAAIVADWTCHAWGIGHIQYHIAYLSNSDIGGAFNLDGWLLAKVSLAGVIFGLVAHLFAEASHDLSALLKKVIRYAPLRPVLAGLVLIGLTYLLGTRAYLGLGVWSPDPADPTILGFFRPDHVDYWSWLWKALFTIITLSAGFKGGEVTPLFFIGAGLGSALGGLLGAPVDLMAGLGFVAVFAGATNTPLACMVMGIELFGATHGVYIATACFLAYLFSGHSSIYLSQRIGVVKSAGSDLPTGVPVRAIRTKGGRTPAPVATHANSLSIHANLTERPIVMTHTVSSREFGMVRIYLRPGEKVKAAKRWFGSKPLYRELVIQAKAAGIINAVAHHTTFGYSNHGKMQSEGVEIQNPNLTMCVELIAPKQDLETFCRTHGELLYRKVVIYKHIEQWEVLGEEIAAQDALSGRLSSSSTF